The DNA segment acaaattgACACAATTAGATAAACATCATCAATATCGCCATTCGTACTGTAGGCAAACACttttgtgtttaaatttaaattacattacaacAACTTAGCCACAAATGGTTTAATATCTATGTAAAAATGGACGGATCAAATACTTCACAGATACACGGTGAATATTTAGTATACCCAATTgtattaacataataattaagcaataaattaattcgGAAACGCAGCTCTTTGCTCAAGCGATTGAAGGTCAAATTTGAATGCGTTACCAATTTGATATACGACCAGAATATctgatgaaatgaaattgaatattCAATTAacactaattaaaattaaatatctttggTAATTTTAATCACATTAGTAACTTAACTTTATTAAACTTAAGATTGTAATCATAATATCACAATATGCCGAGAAACGGAGAAGACTAAAACATTATATTCATTTTGATTGCAAAATCATAATGTGGAGAATATTAAATAGCTTTCATGGACTTGGTCCGCAACAGTACTCTGCACAGTAGGCCTGCAAAGAGGGTATCCTCCTTGGAAAAAATATCTAGTTAgcaatttatacaaaataatttttgaaatgaTTGCCAgcgcaatttattattatgatggCGAGTGGATAGCACTATATCCTTTTAATTTGTCATGTGCATCTGTGTGTGACCACTGACGTCACTGATGATATGTCAGTATATGTCGTAGATTCTCTCCAGTGTACCTCACTAGACCACCTGGCTCTATGACTCGTAAGTAATATGGATCCTCTGCATCAGTTTCAGTTGTCTGCAAGAAGCTCTTTATCACTTGTCCTCTTCAGTCACATGTGCGAAATGTATAGCGGACATTATCACTCCTAAAAGTAGCACCAACGCTGATACAATTCTAGCTATGACGATATAGCGTTTGCCTTCGTTTTCACCTGCAATACACTGAACTGTTAGATAAGTTGTATTAAAGGTTGTCATGAGTAAACCTACTCAAAGTAATCCTAGTAATCAGAGTATAACCTATCCCGTAGAATAAGTTATACTTTGATTTCCTGGCGTTAGGGCGACTTgtgaccaccaccctgcctatttttaccgtgaagcagtaatgcgttttaattgatgggtggggcagccgttgcgaCTTGGGACTTATGTCTTAACGTACGAGGCGGTGTGTAAGGACTCCGGGAATCAAGTAGCATTAGGTGAggcgtgagctcgtcaacccatataaggaataaaaaataatctctgTAATAGTTGAAAGGCATGCGACACGTTTAGCTTGCTGGGTGAAGACATCAAATTCCCATTATTGTGACTACTTTCCTAACGGCAAGTACACGGGCTAGTTATCCTATTTATGGCAATATcaaaatatactaaaatacaGTTCATTTTCACGTTTACTGATAGTCATGTTCTTAGTGCGTTCGGGATATCGCATGTGAGCTTATTATTGCTTGGCTTTACATCCTTACAGAGAGGCATCAGCATATCAGCACGTGCCTGCGAGGGTCGTTATGCGTCTCACTAAAATGCCTCTTTGTCAGCAGTTTACTTAATCCTACAGCCAGTCGCATGAGCACAAATCATCTGAGAAAATTAACGGCAGTAAAAATTTCGGCTCGCTGCAGAAAATTTACAGAACGAGCCTTCAAGCAGCTTGAACAAAGTCTGAAGTTCTCTCGGCTTAAGCCGgaagttatttataaatatagaaattgaaACCGGAAAACAAGATCTatctacaaattaaattaaaacttctGTTACTCGGGTATAGCATGGTTTTCAAAaactgttctttttttattgcttagatgggtggacgagcttacagtccacctggtgttaagtggttactggagccaatagccatccacaacgtaaatgcgccagcccacctagagatatgagttctaaggtctcaagtatacttacccgtgcggactcacaagaggtcctgccactagTTCTTTTTAGAATCTGTACAATTGTACCAGAGACTATGTCCTATAATTCAAACAGACCCCTATTAATTGGTAGAGATGACTAGTGTGGTGTAAGAATACAAACCAGTGAAAACGATGAACGCAAGAGGTATTCCTGCAGCAGCTCCCAAGACGTGCGCCGACCAAGCGATGTGAGTGGAGGGGGGCGCGCGGGCAGCTGCGGCGGCGCTCTGGGGGGGCGGCACCGACGGGAGCAGCGCACAGTAACCTTCAGACGCGCTTAGCACTACCACGGACAATGGACGGAACCACCACAGTGGAATGTGGCCAAATCTGGaattaaaaacaattcataATACACGGATACAGATTACCTGTTTCACATTTAGACCATCTTAAGTaatcaaagtcgtcgtggcttaaagggtaagacgtctggtgcattcgtgttgagcgatgcaccggtgttcgaatcccgcaggcgggtaccaatttttctaatgaaatacgtactcaacaaatgttcacgattggctttcacggtgaaggaataacttcgtgtaaaaaaatcaaccccgcaaaattataatttgcgtaattactggtggtagaacctcttgtgagtccgcgcggttaggtaccaccacctcgcctatctctgccgtgaagcagtaatgcgtttcggtttcaaaggcggggcagccgttgaacttatatctcaaggtgggtggcgcatttgcgttgtggatgtctatgggctccagtaaccactgaacacaagatgggctgtgagctcgtccaaccatataagaaatatataaaaatgtatataaaaatcacAGATATATCGTCTCGTTGGTCCTAGATTTGATCGTGGAGACGCTGATTTCTGTACAACTGATCCGGATTCTATACGAGATTCAAGGCTTTGTATCCGGGTATGTTAGTGTTTCTTCTTAGGTCTGATCCGAATAAGCAGTTTGTCAATACATTGATTATAAAACATAGGTGCACGCGAACTTGGCTTCCTCGAGCTACCAAATATATTTGGCCATCATCCGTTGGTAAAATAAACAGTAGCTATTTTAGGTTTTATGGGCTCGGTGAACAGTTTTGGTGAttgaagagcttaaaagcaccgagaacGGATTCCGAGGAACCAACAAGAAATGTTTTGGACGagggcggctttgcgttgccacGTTGCCTGAGCCGaatatgatattataataataataattatatcctGATTTATTAACACCAAAACATAGATAtaacagaatttctgtaaagtCCTCCTTTAAAATTTGTACGGAAATCAAAAGCAATAATTTTACCTCAAGCAAACGTTTGGTAAATGAGCCGTTAGAAGTGCGTACACTGCGGCCGAAGACCCGACCACCGGTACATGGGGTTGCAGGACTCCAGCGCCTAGGGCTCCGGCGATCACTCCTCCGCACCACAACAGCACGAGGCGCCACCACCTTTGTTCTCTTTCTAAGCGCCAACCTACCTTAAGGTAAAATTTCAAACATATGACacatataacggccgtctggtgtagtggtaagtgacatggtcactacacaagggggtcgcgggttcgaatcccgccaagggaagatatttgtatgataaatataaatgtattttccagggttatggatgtatactaaatatatgtatgtgtataataaaaatcttacatttatatccgttatctggtacctgtaacacaagttctttacgaacttatcacgggtcCAGTTTCCGTGGCGTAATTGttggtaaatatattttttaagcccGTAAGATTTTCCATTGTTTTATGATTTGCAATAGTGTTAGTcaactgttatttttaaaagatcGATACTTACAGCTAAAGCTACAAGTGCATTTAGTGCTAGATGTAGGTGATTGGCGTGGATACAGCCGTACGTTAGGAGACGCCAAGGTTCTGTCCGCCACTTCTCTGGAGTCCACTCCAGCATGTCTCGAACTTCCTCTGAGACCAACAAGTGGATGCATACCTTAAAATTATAGAATACATCATGAGAGTCGCGCTTATGGTATTATAATCTATAAATATTGTCACCGTTCCTTTTGTTGATGAAG comes from the Bombyx mori chromosome 10, ASM3026992v2 genome and includes:
- the LOC101745314 gene encoding protein rhomboid, whose amino-acid sequence is MKLENGNKSRELCDRLTRDSPATGWKVLPETRLAAQAWVENEIPGESRQLLVSSEKPLQIHGVVNLSAQSYTEKNPKKRKKKQKKTNLQKRLERLAVLLKPPYFIVTIIFIMVCIHLLVSEEVRDMLEWTPEKWRTEPWRLLTYGCIHANHLHLALNALVALAVGWRLEREQRWWRLVLLWCGGVIAGALGAGVLQPHVPVVGSSAAVYALLTAHLPNVCLRFGHIPLWWFRPLSVVVLSASEGYCALLPSVPPPQSAAAAARAPPSTHIAWSAHVLGAAAGIPLAFIVFTGENEGKRYIVIARIVSALVLLLGVIMSAIHFAHVTEEDK